One window of the Betta splendens chromosome 21, fBetSpl5.4, whole genome shotgun sequence genome contains the following:
- the cxcr4b gene encoding C-X-C chemokine receptor type 4b yields MQSNIEYDFAFELYDNTSDNVSDDSGSGELDLNQVEPCNALGSDFNKIFLPAVYGVIFILGIVGNGLVVVVMGYQKKVKTMTDKYRLHLSVADLLFVLTLPFWAVDAAKTWYFGNFLCVSVHMIYTVNLYSSVLILAFISLDRYLAVVRATNSQATRKLLASRVIYVGVWLPAAVLTVPDMVFAREHNTDSQNFLFKDESMQAADSRTICQRIYPQETSLIWTVAFRFQHILVGFVLPGLVILICYCIIIAKLSRGTKGQLLKKKALKTTVILILCFFSCWLPYCVGIFLDTVFMLNVVRPSCELQQAVEKWISVTEALAYFHCCLNPILYAFLGVKFKKSAKSALTPSSKSSQRATLMTRKRGPISSVSTESESSSVLSS; encoded by the exons ATGCAGTCAAACATTGAG TATGATTTTGCATTTGAGTTGTACGACAACACCAGTGACAACGTGTCTGACGACTCCGGCTCTGgagagttggacctgaaccaaGTGGAGCCGTGCAATGCACTGGGCAGCGACTTCAACAAGATCTTCCTTCCTGCCGTTTACGGGGTAATATTCATCCTGGGAATCGTGGGCAACGGACTGGTCGTCGTCGTCATGGGCTACCAGAAAAAGGTCAAAACCATGACCGACAAGTACCGGCTCCATCTCTCCGTGGCCGACCTCCTGTTCGTCCTCACGCTTCCCTTCTGGGCCGTGGACGCGGCCAAGACCTGGTACTTCGGGAACTTCCTCTGCGTGTCCGTGCACATGATCTACACGGTCAACCTGTACAGCAGCGTGCTGATCCTGGCCTTCATCAGCCTGGACCGCTACTTGGCAGTGGTGCGGGCCACGAACAGTCAGGCCACGAGGAAGCTGCTCGCCAGCAGGGTGATCTATGTTGGCGTGTGGCTGCCTGCCGCCGTGCTCACCGTCCCTGACATGGTGTTTGCCAGGGAGCACAACACAGACTCTCAGAATTTCCTCTTCAAGGATGAAAGCATGCAGGCTGCCGACTCCAGGACGATCTGCCAGCGCATTTACCCACAGGAGACCAGCCTCATATGGACAGTGGCCTTCCGCTTCCAGCACATCCTGGTGGGCTTCGTCCTGCCCGGCCTCGTCATCCTCATCTGTTACTGCATCATTATTGCCAAGCTGTCGCGCGGCACCAAGGGCCAGCTGCTGAAGAAGAAGGCCTTGAAGACCACGGTCATCCTCATCCTgtgcttcttctcctgctggCTCCCCTACTGCGTCGGCATCTTCCTGGACACTGTGTTCATGCTGAATGTCGTGCGCCCGTCAtgcgagctgcagcaggcggtgGAGAAGTGGATTTCTGTCACCGAGGCGCTGGCCTATTTTCACTGCTGCCTGAACCCCATCCTCTACGCTTTCCTGGGAGTTAAGTTTAAGAAAAGTGCCAAGAGCGCCCTGACACCCAGCAGCAAATCGAGTCAGAGGGCGACTCTCATGACAAGAAAGCGAGGGCCAATTTCATCTGTGTCCACTGAGTCTGAGTCATCGAGTGTTTTGTCGAGTTAA